From the genome of Rathayibacter sp. VKM Ac-2759, one region includes:
- a CDS encoding LamG-like jellyroll fold domain-containing protein: protein MPTTSRRAPLRAVLAALGIGAVLASGLVAPAAVAAEAQIPSSGLLADYRFTQTTGASVPNTAGGAVGAARVVNGTDALWTGTSLRLTGGAKTSAAPWVELPDDLLKGKASATVTVETRADASMLSTFHFLWNLGSDSTSQYWFASVRDKVRTAITTGGGGAENNARSASGIAADRWYSLTSVIDGSAGTIAFFVDGVRVASAPTALRPSSVTDQSLNTIGRAPYPDPFYKGEVSAFRVYDRALSAQEILDVSTVDAAPHASTFAPLVSGILDSVTPVTVDDSTTTLPDYGGTVTWASNDPTLRVTDGRTLNADRPAAGQAARASTLTATASIRGVAQTRQVAVTVEPQVGVDTPYGYLMVHFIEDAAGYAEKIYLDVSRGDDPEKWDPLNGGKPILASDLGTTGVRDPYLTYNPETRKYYIIATDLRVFGGDQGSGSCTSWCYWTTQGSTRMNVWESTDLVSWSDLRQFDVALDGAGAKALEAGMMWAPEATWVPDYYAAGRGAFVVYWSSTVYPTADHTPGTGSSRVLWGATTDFTQATYSYGGTFIDTGADVIDTTMIQDDGTTYRISKDNGTGRGIYMESTTAAKWWLPSTTWTPLQTRIGAVWAGGNAGGVEGPAVFKDHGADRWYLYVDVIPSTGYRPMVTTDLDAGWTQLNDPGFTMAPSTKHGGIVSLTAGQYAEVRAADAASAVRSDLGEVGSVAALPARTDVVLAYGRGTASQPVTWDVSSVGTAPGRYPVTGVVRTIGANDNQWVGAGGSTAYNAPGRVLSSSTAVRVTATVVVAASTATLTASTRCVAGKVVVTGVVKNTGTSAVSVVIRSAWGVSPALTAAPGANATHAFTTRAVSVVAGELTATAGGATLTAPYAARSCG from the coding sequence ATGCCCACCACCTCCCGGCGCGCACCCCTGCGCGCCGTCCTCGCCGCCCTCGGCATCGGGGCGGTGCTCGCGTCGGGACTCGTCGCGCCCGCCGCCGTCGCCGCCGAGGCGCAGATCCCCTCCTCGGGGCTCCTCGCCGACTACCGCTTCACGCAGACGACCGGCGCGAGCGTGCCGAACACCGCGGGAGGCGCCGTGGGGGCCGCCCGTGTCGTGAACGGGACCGACGCGCTCTGGACCGGCACGTCGCTCCGTCTCACCGGCGGCGCCAAGACGAGCGCCGCGCCCTGGGTCGAGCTGCCCGACGACCTGCTGAAGGGGAAGGCCTCGGCCACGGTGACCGTCGAGACGCGCGCCGACGCCTCGATGCTCTCGACCTTCCACTTCCTCTGGAACCTCGGCAGCGACAGCACCTCGCAGTACTGGTTCGCCTCGGTGCGCGACAAGGTGCGCACGGCGATCACGACCGGGGGAGGCGGTGCCGAGAACAACGCGCGCAGCGCCTCCGGCATCGCGGCCGACCGCTGGTACAGCCTCACCTCGGTGATCGACGGCTCGGCCGGCACGATCGCGTTCTTCGTCGACGGCGTGCGCGTCGCGTCGGCCCCGACCGCGCTGCGCCCCTCCTCCGTCACGGACCAGTCGCTCAACACCATCGGCCGCGCGCCCTACCCCGATCCCTTCTACAAGGGGGAGGTGTCGGCGTTCCGCGTCTACGATCGCGCGCTGAGCGCCCAGGAGATCCTCGACGTCTCGACGGTCGACGCGGCGCCCCACGCGTCGACCTTCGCGCCGCTCGTGTCGGGGATCCTCGACTCCGTCACCCCGGTGACCGTCGACGACTCGACCACGACCCTCCCTGACTACGGTGGAACCGTGACCTGGGCCTCGAACGACCCGACCCTCCGCGTGACCGACGGCCGCACCCTGAACGCCGACCGCCCCGCCGCCGGACAGGCCGCCCGGGCCTCGACCCTCACCGCGACGGCCTCGATCCGTGGCGTCGCTCAGACGCGGCAGGTCGCCGTCACCGTCGAGCCGCAGGTCGGCGTCGACACCCCCTACGGCTACCTGATGGTGCACTTCATCGAGGACGCGGCGGGCTACGCCGAGAAGATCTACCTCGACGTCTCGCGCGGCGACGACCCCGAGAAGTGGGACCCGCTGAACGGCGGGAAGCCGATCCTCGCCTCCGACCTCGGCACGACCGGCGTGCGCGACCCGTACCTCACCTACAACCCCGAGACCCGGAAGTACTACATCATCGCCACCGACCTGCGGGTCTTCGGCGGCGACCAGGGCTCGGGCTCGTGCACGAGCTGGTGCTACTGGACCACGCAGGGCAGCACGAGGATGAACGTCTGGGAGTCGACCGACCTGGTCTCCTGGAGCGATCTGCGGCAGTTCGACGTCGCGCTGGACGGAGCGGGAGCGAAGGCCCTCGAGGCCGGCATGATGTGGGCGCCCGAGGCGACCTGGGTCCCCGACTACTACGCCGCGGGCCGCGGAGCGTTCGTCGTCTACTGGTCCTCCACCGTCTATCCGACCGCTGACCACACGCCCGGCACCGGCTCGTCGCGCGTGCTGTGGGGCGCGACCACCGACTTCACCCAGGCGACGTACTCGTACGGCGGCACCTTCATCGACACCGGCGCCGACGTCATCGACACGACGATGATCCAGGACGACGGCACCACCTACCGGATCTCGAAGGACAACGGCACCGGCCGCGGCATCTACATGGAGTCGACGACGGCGGCCAAGTGGTGGCTCCCGTCGACCACGTGGACGCCGCTGCAGACCCGCATCGGCGCGGTCTGGGCGGGCGGGAACGCCGGGGGAGTCGAGGGGCCCGCCGTGTTCAAGGACCACGGTGCCGACCGCTGGTACCTCTACGTCGACGTGATCCCCTCCACCGGCTACCGCCCGATGGTCACCACCGACCTCGACGCGGGCTGGACGCAGCTGAACGACCCCGGCTTCACGATGGCGCCGTCGACGAAGCACGGCGGCATCGTCTCGCTCACCGCGGGGCAGTACGCCGAGGTGCGCGCGGCCGACGCCGCCTCGGCCGTGCGCTCCGACCTCGGCGAGGTCGGCTCCGTCGCGGCGCTGCCCGCTCGCACCGACGTCGTGCTCGCTTACGGCCGCGGCACCGCCTCGCAGCCGGTGACCTGGGACGTCTCGTCGGTGGGCACCGCTCCCGGCCGCTACCCGGTGACCGGAGTCGTGCGCACGATCGGCGCGAACGACAACCAGTGGGTCGGGGCAGGCGGATCGACGGCCTACAACGCCCCCGGTCGCGTGCTCTCGAGCTCGACCGCCGTCCGCGTGACCGCCACGGTCGTGGTGGCCGCGTCGACGGCGACGCTCACCGCGTCGACCCGCTGCGTGGCGGGGAAGGTCGTGGTGACCGGAGTCGTGAAGAACACGGGCACGTCCGCGGTCTCCGTCGTGATCCGCTCGGCGTGGGGCGTGTCTCCGGCGCTGACCGCGGCTCCGGGCGCGAACGCGACGCACGCCTTCACCACCCGGGCCGTCTCGGTCGTGGCGGGCGAGCTGACGGCGACGGCCGGCGGCGCCACCCTGACGGCGCCGTACGCGGCCCGCAGCTGCGGCTGA
- a CDS encoding family 43 glycosylhydrolase, producing the protein MTTRPTDGAPRALPRRLTAWLLILLAAIVALPLAAASPAAALGEPTFSNPIEPDTADPTIEWHDGNYYMVATTWDNRVVMRKAPTLAALGTATPTTVYSDTNAGRNANMWAPELQRLNGPNGWRWYLMYTMGTAGNFDRQHLQVIESAGEDPIGPYTYKGRPVPTDSWNIDGAYLELNGELFMTWSAFQPGNGLQSNYIARMSDPWTATGPLNVLSEPVESWETIGAPVNEGPIPLQKDGRTWIVYSASFCGTEDYQLGTLEYGGGDPVLASSWTKSDGPVFSKANGEYGTGHNDFFDSPDGTETWNLYHANARPDGGCGRERSARAHLVEWAADGEPEFGTPLGTSAQIRVPSGENAPITARVEGAPWQLVSRSTGLCATVSSAQSGDGASVVQGSCSTPRANWTLDPTGDGSLRLVNASSGKALGPVGCSTAAGAALQQSAWLAAGCQQWTVAPGSGGWSTLTSRTGGTVLEAVAGGAIRQSTATAAASQEWALRPSGAVAITSFVTGKSFDLPNCSTADGAVLQQQEWLGSPCQRVTVTAAADGAVEIHPVSAAAKCLSVTGGSTADGATVSQGACGVTGSAWRLQPRTDGTVELRAVHSGKALDLSNCSADNGTRIGQWSVLNNDCQRFRVSLGAPAPTVALQLAATSTVRCVAGKPVITTTVRNTDDLPADITVTTAAGTKTFPAVAGGKNATASSTVRQASLAAGTATVSGAGVDDAGRTAATTAAYPAITCG; encoded by the coding sequence ATGACCACTCGACCGACCGACGGTGCGCCCCGGGCACTGCCCCGGCGCCTCACGGCCTGGCTGCTGATCCTCCTGGCGGCGATCGTGGCCCTGCCGCTCGCCGCCGCGAGCCCCGCGGCGGCGCTCGGCGAGCCGACCTTCAGCAACCCGATCGAGCCGGACACCGCCGACCCGACCATCGAGTGGCACGACGGCAACTACTACATGGTCGCCACCACCTGGGACAACCGCGTGGTGATGCGGAAGGCGCCGACCCTCGCGGCGCTCGGCACGGCGACTCCGACGACCGTCTACTCCGACACGAACGCCGGCCGGAACGCCAACATGTGGGCGCCCGAGCTGCAGCGCCTCAACGGCCCGAACGGCTGGCGCTGGTACCTGATGTACACGATGGGGACGGCGGGGAACTTCGACCGTCAGCACCTCCAGGTGATCGAGAGCGCGGGCGAGGACCCGATTGGGCCGTACACCTACAAGGGCCGGCCCGTGCCGACCGACTCGTGGAACATCGACGGCGCCTACCTCGAGCTGAACGGCGAGCTGTTCATGACCTGGTCGGCGTTCCAGCCGGGCAACGGCCTGCAGAGCAACTACATCGCGCGGATGTCGGACCCGTGGACCGCGACCGGCCCGCTGAACGTGCTCTCGGAGCCGGTCGAGTCGTGGGAGACCATCGGCGCACCGGTGAACGAGGGCCCGATCCCGCTGCAGAAGGACGGCCGCACCTGGATCGTCTACTCGGCCAGCTTCTGCGGCACCGAGGACTACCAGCTCGGCACTCTGGAGTACGGCGGCGGCGACCCCGTGCTGGCCTCCTCGTGGACCAAGAGCGACGGCCCGGTCTTCTCGAAGGCGAACGGCGAGTACGGCACCGGCCACAACGACTTCTTCGACTCGCCCGACGGCACCGAGACGTGGAACCTCTACCACGCCAACGCCCGCCCCGACGGAGGCTGCGGCCGCGAGCGCTCGGCCCGCGCGCACCTCGTCGAGTGGGCCGCCGACGGCGAGCCCGAGTTCGGCACGCCGCTCGGCACCTCCGCGCAGATCCGCGTGCCCAGCGGGGAGAACGCGCCGATCACCGCGCGCGTCGAGGGCGCCCCGTGGCAGCTCGTCAGCCGCAGCACCGGCCTCTGCGCGACGGTCTCGTCCGCCCAGAGCGGGGACGGCGCCTCGGTCGTGCAGGGCTCGTGCTCGACCCCGCGCGCGAACTGGACCCTCGACCCCACCGGCGACGGCTCCCTCCGCCTCGTGAACGCCAGCAGTGGCAAGGCCCTCGGGCCGGTCGGCTGCTCCACCGCCGCCGGAGCCGCTCTGCAGCAGTCGGCGTGGCTCGCGGCCGGCTGCCAGCAGTGGACGGTGGCGCCCGGCTCGGGCGGCTGGTCGACGCTGACCAGCCGCACGGGCGGCACGGTGCTCGAGGCCGTCGCCGGCGGAGCGATCCGCCAGTCGACCGCGACCGCCGCGGCCTCGCAGGAGTGGGCGCTGCGTCCCTCCGGGGCGGTGGCCATCACCTCGTTCGTCACCGGCAAGTCGTTCGACCTGCCGAACTGCTCCACCGCCGACGGCGCCGTGCTGCAGCAGCAGGAGTGGCTCGGCTCGCCGTGCCAGCGCGTCACCGTCACCGCCGCGGCCGACGGGGCCGTCGAGATCCACCCGGTCTCGGCCGCCGCCAAGTGCCTGTCGGTCACCGGAGGCTCCACCGCCGACGGCGCGACCGTCAGCCAGGGCGCGTGCGGCGTCACGGGCAGCGCGTGGCGCCTCCAGCCGCGCACCGACGGCACCGTCGAGCTGCGCGCGGTCCACAGCGGCAAGGCGCTCGACCTCTCGAACTGCTCGGCCGACAACGGCACGCGGATCGGCCAGTGGAGCGTGCTGAACAACGACTGCCAGCGCTTCCGCGTCTCGCTCGGGGCTCCGGCTCCGACCGTCGCGCTGCAGCTCGCCGCCACCTCGACGGTCCGCTGCGTCGCCGGCAAGCCGGTCATCACCACGACGGTGAGGAACACCGACGACCTCCCGGCCGACATCACCGTCACCACCGCCGCCGGTACGAAGACCTTCCCGGCGGTCGCGGGCGGGAAGAACGCCACCGCGAGCTCGACGGTGCGGCAGGCGTCGCTCGCGGCGGGCACCGCGACGGTCTCGGGTGCCGGAGTCGACGACGCCGGCCGGACCGCTGCCACCACGGCCGCGTACCCGGCGATCACCTGCGGTTGA
- a CDS encoding immunoglobulin-like domain-containing protein, producing MTRSRSAVRTALAVATVAATALLGATVPSSAFGATEKPLLHYTFDTAPTGTTVADTSGNGYDATVRRTGATFADGKISLPGGSASAAPYLDIPTAGLVGKKDLTFSTWLSPRSGPGNVAAAFVGAPVASGASNSSGYWLLNPSNPSGYVKSVVTNSVNAGAPWGTEVGPGATNAGTTGARTPAGLSLYTTVIDGTTGTLSVYINGTRISQNAIARDVASFGSSLVAYLARSTYNDPGWSGDVDDFAVYGSALSADAVKALYSSEAIDRAVASVTIPTEATADFALPASSSGVAITWRSNNAAVTVNGSTATVVRPAAGSPDASVTLSATYTSGTDTRSVDYPVKVVADVADADKAQRDLDAISIPNVSDVRTNVSVPARGALGSSIAWTVVGSGATVRAGSTADSRTIVVDRPQAGSPAIDVVVRATATSGSVVKTRDFTLRLTPLPSGTEDTEAYVWAFFTGEGAGAERVSLAASKGDDALSWNTLNGGQPVFTSTQGTQGLRDPFIVRSPEGDKFFMLATDLKIDGLAGGFDTAQKSGSKYIEVWESTDLVNWSAQRHVKVSTDFAGNTWAPEAYWDDELDTYVVFWASNMYPTTNAADRTAVTYNQMMYATTDDFVTFSEAKPWIDVKRGTGRGTIDSTIAKDGDTYYRFTKDEASMTLREEKSTDLLATISGTLPGTSGPADEWTLVKERVASGLPNGEPGGTFTSGEGPNVFPANEGDVNGLDWFLFIDQPDYHGGPNHYIPFGSDDLANGDSWQPLGAKLRTNLPQNSDGGKPRHGTVIPVTRAEYQKVLEGLAPSIAVASVAPIAVTTPVGTAPVLPGAEITTKTGAKQSVAVTWDAVAPSSYAVAGTFTVSGVAQDASRMPVTATVTVQASLKVTATASSRCVAGKPVLTVIAKNGDTVPMDVTVRTAEGVKTFAAVKPGASASAAYTVRAAQLAAGEATVTATATVGGSAVTATTTAPYSARSCG from the coding sequence ATGACACGATCACGATCGGCGGTGAGGACCGCCCTGGCGGTCGCCACCGTCGCCGCCACGGCGCTGCTCGGGGCCACGGTCCCGAGCTCCGCCTTCGGAGCGACGGAGAAGCCGCTCCTGCACTACACCTTCGACACCGCGCCCACCGGCACGACCGTCGCCGACACGAGCGGCAACGGCTACGACGCCACCGTGCGCCGCACGGGCGCCACGTTCGCCGACGGGAAGATCAGCCTGCCCGGCGGATCCGCCTCCGCCGCCCCCTACCTCGACATCCCCACGGCGGGCCTCGTCGGCAAGAAGGACCTCACCTTCTCGACCTGGCTGTCGCCCCGCTCCGGCCCCGGCAACGTCGCCGCCGCGTTCGTCGGCGCGCCCGTCGCGTCCGGCGCCTCCAACTCCTCCGGTTACTGGCTGCTCAACCCGAGCAACCCGTCGGGCTACGTGAAGTCCGTCGTCACCAACTCCGTGAACGCCGGCGCCCCCTGGGGCACCGAGGTCGGCCCCGGAGCGACCAACGCCGGCACCACCGGCGCCCGCACCCCCGCGGGCCTCTCGCTCTACACGACCGTCATCGACGGCACGACAGGAACCCTGTCGGTGTACATCAACGGCACCCGGATCAGCCAGAATGCGATCGCGCGCGATGTCGCCTCGTTCGGCTCGTCCCTCGTCGCCTACCTCGCGCGCTCCACCTACAACGACCCCGGCTGGAGCGGTGATGTGGACGACTTCGCGGTCTACGGCAGCGCGCTCAGCGCCGATGCCGTGAAGGCGCTCTACTCCTCCGAGGCGATCGACCGCGCCGTCGCGTCGGTGACGATCCCGACCGAGGCGACGGCCGACTTCGCCCTGCCCGCCAGCTCCTCCGGTGTCGCCATCACCTGGCGCTCGAACAACGCGGCGGTCACCGTGAACGGATCGACCGCCACGGTCGTCCGCCCCGCGGCCGGCTCCCCCGACGCCTCCGTCACGCTCAGCGCGACCTACACGTCGGGCACCGACACCCGCTCGGTCGACTACCCGGTGAAGGTCGTCGCCGACGTCGCCGACGCCGACAAGGCGCAGCGCGACCTCGACGCGATCAGCATCCCGAACGTCTCCGACGTCCGCACCAACGTCTCGGTGCCCGCGCGCGGCGCGCTCGGCTCGAGCATCGCGTGGACCGTCGTCGGATCGGGCGCCACCGTGCGCGCCGGCAGCACCGCCGACAGCCGCACGATCGTCGTCGACCGTCCGCAGGCCGGCTCCCCGGCGATCGACGTCGTCGTCCGCGCGACCGCGACCAGCGGATCCGTCGTGAAGACGCGCGACTTCACGCTCCGCCTCACCCCGCTCCCCTCCGGGACCGAGGACACCGAGGCCTACGTGTGGGCGTTCTTCACGGGTGAGGGTGCCGGCGCCGAGCGCGTCAGCCTCGCCGCCTCGAAGGGCGACGACGCGCTGTCGTGGAACACGCTCAACGGCGGCCAGCCGGTGTTCACCTCGACGCAGGGCACGCAGGGCCTGCGCGACCCGTTCATCGTGCGCTCCCCCGAGGGCGACAAGTTCTTCATGCTCGCCACCGACCTGAAGATCGACGGCCTCGCCGGCGGCTTCGACACGGCGCAGAAGTCGGGCTCGAAGTACATCGAGGTCTGGGAGTCGACCGACCTGGTCAATTGGTCGGCGCAGCGCCACGTGAAGGTCTCGACCGACTTCGCCGGCAACACCTGGGCCCCGGAGGCGTACTGGGACGACGAGCTCGACACCTACGTGGTGTTCTGGGCCTCGAACATGTACCCGACGACGAACGCGGCCGACCGCACCGCGGTCACCTACAACCAGATGATGTACGCGACGACCGACGACTTCGTCACCTTCTCGGAGGCGAAGCCGTGGATCGACGTCAAGCGCGGCACCGGCCGCGGCACCATCGACTCGACGATCGCGAAGGACGGCGACACCTACTACCGCTTCACCAAGGACGAGGCGTCGATGACGCTCCGCGAGGAGAAGAGCACCGACCTGCTCGCCACCATCAGCGGAACGCTGCCCGGCACCTCCGGCCCGGCAGACGAGTGGACCCTGGTCAAGGAGCGCGTCGCCTCCGGCCTGCCCAACGGCGAGCCCGGCGGCACCTTCACCAGCGGTGAGGGCCCGAACGTGTTCCCGGCCAACGAGGGCGACGTGAACGGACTCGACTGGTTCCTGTTCATCGACCAGCCCGACTACCACGGCGGCCCGAACCACTACATCCCGTTCGGCTCGGACGACCTGGCGAACGGCGACTCGTGGCAGCCGCTCGGAGCGAAGCTGCGGACGAACCTCCCGCAGAACTCCGACGGCGGCAAGCCCCGCCACGGCACGGTCATCCCGGTGACCCGCGCCGAGTACCAGAAGGTGCTCGAGGGCCTCGCCCCCTCGATCGCGGTGGCCTCGGTCGCCCCGATCGCGGTCACGACCCCGGTGGGCACCGCGCCCGTGCTGCCCGGCGCCGAGATCACGACGAAGACCGGAGCGAAGCAGTCGGTCGCCGTCACCTGGGACGCCGTCGCGCCGAGCTCCTACGCCGTCGCCGGGACCTTCACGGTCTCGGGAGTCGCGCAGGACGCGTCGCGGATGCCGGTGACCGCCACGGTCACCGTGCAGGCCTCGCTGAAGGTCACGGCCACGGCCTCCTCGCGCTGCGTCGCGGGCAAGCCGGTGCTCACGGTCATCGCGAAGAACGGCGACACCGTGCCGATGGACGTGACCGTGCGCACGGCGGAGGGCGTGAAGACGTTCGCCGCCGTGAAGCCGGGCGCGAGCGCCTCCGCCGCCTACACGGTGCGCGCGGCGCAGCTCGCCGCGGGTGAGGCCACGGTCACCGCGACGGCGACGGTCGGAGGCTCGGCCGTCACCGCGACGACCACGGCGCCGTACTCCGCGCGCAGCTGCGGCTGA
- a CDS encoding LacI family DNA-binding transcriptional regulator, producing MADRPNLRHVAAVAGVSHMTVSRVLSGHPNIKESTRQKVLEAVDELNYRPNIAARSLVTQRTDRIGVMIESGAEFGPSSTLRAIERAAREKGYSITSVALRDDQDMSPVDAINHLSGLGIDALCVIAPRSSSVATLRTVEIGVPTLVVKSDKDPNFLTVSVDQQGGMSQAVDHLASLGHRDVLHMSGPLDWLDARARERAFHTRAKAWGMHERPIVVGDWTPDSGYDFATSLRSIPDFTAMVVANDEMALGVIHGLVERGIRVPEDVSIIGFDDLPTARHFLPPLTTVRQDFDKLGTTVAEVIHARIRGQEIPQRTRIATELVVRESTAPPRA from the coding sequence ATGGCCGATCGGCCGAACCTCCGTCATGTCGCCGCGGTCGCCGGCGTCTCGCACATGACCGTCTCGCGGGTCCTCAGCGGGCACCCCAACATCAAGGAGTCGACCCGCCAGAAGGTCCTCGAGGCCGTCGACGAGCTGAACTACCGGCCCAACATCGCCGCCCGCTCCCTCGTCACCCAGCGCACCGACCGCATCGGCGTGATGATCGAGAGCGGAGCCGAGTTCGGCCCCTCGAGCACCCTGCGCGCGATCGAGCGGGCCGCTCGCGAGAAGGGCTACTCGATCACCTCCGTCGCCCTGCGCGACGACCAGGACATGTCGCCCGTCGACGCCATCAACCACCTCTCGGGCCTCGGGATCGACGCGCTGTGCGTGATCGCGCCGCGCTCCTCCTCCGTCGCGACGCTGCGCACCGTCGAGATCGGCGTGCCGACCCTGGTCGTCAAGTCCGACAAGGACCCCAACTTCCTCACCGTCTCGGTCGACCAGCAGGGCGGGATGAGCCAGGCCGTCGACCACCTCGCCTCGCTCGGGCACCGCGACGTGCTGCACATGTCGGGGCCCCTCGACTGGCTCGACGCGCGCGCCCGCGAGCGCGCCTTCCACACCCGCGCGAAGGCGTGGGGGATGCACGAGCGGCCGATCGTCGTCGGCGACTGGACCCCCGACTCCGGCTACGACTTCGCCACGAGCCTGCGCTCGATCCCCGACTTCACCGCGATGGTCGTCGCGAACGACGAGATGGCGCTCGGAGTGATCCACGGGCTCGTCGAGCGCGGCATCCGGGTGCCCGAGGACGTCAGCATCATCGGCTTCGACGATCTGCCGACCGCGCGGCACTTCCTGCCCCCGCTGACGACCGTGCGGCAGGACTTCGACAAGCTCGGCACCACCGTCGCCGAGGTGATCCACGCGCGGATCCGCGGCCAGGAGATCCCGCAGCGCACGCGGATCGCCACCGAGCTCGTCGTCCGCGAGTCGACGGCTCCTCCGCGCGCCTGA
- a CDS encoding sugar ABC transporter ATP-binding protein has product MAFQSRTTPRCADPVVEMSGIHVSFSSGPALEGAGLRLVPGEIHGLMGENGAGKSTLIKTLTGIHQPDAGSIVLDGVARRFSGPADAKAAGITAVFQDERLTDNLSIGENVMIGHEIRGRLGISWSRTHARAAEMLTELGLGDLDPHLPLRSLSPAIRQLVAIGRAMVDRPRVLILDEPTSSLDLGDVARLFAVLRRLRDQGVAIVFVSHFLEQVLTLSDRVTVLRDGRTVGEYPARAMDRAELIAKMIGEDIEALRQIGSDRREHRRQPTGPAIYRAYGIGRRGAVAPTDLELHRGEIVGFAGLRGSGRTELASLLSGVEKADSGRVLIDGEPAQISDPVSGLRNRIAHSSENRREDGIIGDLSLRENLVLGLQALRGWAHPLSAAETDALVATYVEALNITPADPDTPVKYLSGGNQQKVVLARWLATRPRLLVLDEPARGIDVASKVEIQAHIAQLAKEGVSVVYISSELEEVVRLSDRIVVFKDREKIGEVSNGPWLTVDTIVEMIAADTSDEADDTW; this is encoded by the coding sequence GTGGCATTCCAGTCGAGGACGACTCCGCGTTGCGCCGACCCCGTCGTCGAGATGTCGGGCATCCACGTGTCCTTCTCCTCCGGCCCGGCGCTCGAGGGCGCGGGCCTGAGGCTGGTCCCGGGCGAGATCCACGGGCTGATGGGCGAGAACGGCGCGGGCAAGTCGACGCTGATCAAGACGCTCACGGGCATCCACCAGCCCGACGCGGGCTCGATCGTGCTCGACGGAGTCGCGCGCCGCTTCTCGGGACCGGCCGACGCGAAGGCCGCCGGCATCACCGCCGTGTTCCAGGACGAGCGGCTGACCGACAACCTCAGCATCGGCGAGAACGTGATGATCGGCCACGAGATCCGGGGGCGCCTCGGCATCTCGTGGTCGCGCACCCACGCCCGGGCGGCCGAGATGCTCACCGAGCTCGGCCTCGGCGACCTCGACCCGCACCTGCCGCTGCGCTCGCTCTCCCCCGCGATCCGCCAGCTCGTCGCCATCGGCCGCGCCATGGTCGACCGGCCCCGCGTGCTGATCCTCGACGAGCCCACCTCGAGCCTCGACCTCGGCGACGTGGCGCGCCTGTTCGCGGTGCTGCGGAGGCTGCGCGACCAGGGAGTCGCGATCGTGTTCGTGTCGCACTTCCTCGAGCAGGTCCTCACGCTGTCCGACCGGGTGACCGTGCTGCGCGACGGCCGCACCGTCGGCGAGTACCCGGCGCGCGCGATGGACCGCGCGGAGCTGATCGCGAAGATGATCGGCGAGGACATCGAGGCGCTGCGCCAGATCGGCTCCGACCGCCGCGAGCACCGCAGGCAGCCGACCGGTCCGGCGATCTACCGCGCCTACGGCATCGGCCGGCGCGGAGCGGTCGCACCGACCGACCTCGAGCTGCACCGCGGCGAGATCGTGGGCTTCGCGGGCCTGCGCGGCTCCGGTCGCACCGAGCTCGCGTCCCTCCTGAGCGGCGTGGAGAAGGCCGACAGCGGCCGCGTGCTCATCGACGGGGAGCCTGCGCAGATCAGCGACCCGGTCTCGGGGCTGCGGAACCGCATCGCGCACTCGAGCGAGAACCGCCGCGAGGACGGCATCATCGGCGACCTCTCCCTCCGCGAGAACCTCGTGCTCGGCCTGCAGGCGCTGCGCGGCTGGGCGCACCCGCTGTCGGCCGCCGAGACCGACGCGCTCGTCGCGACCTACGTCGAGGCGCTCAACATCACTCCCGCCGATCCGGACACGCCGGTCAAGTACCTCTCCGGAGGCAACCAGCAGAAGGTGGTCCTGGCGCGCTGGCTCGCGACCAGGCCCCGCCTCCTCGTGCTCGACGAGCCCGCCCGCGGCATCGACGTGGCGTCGAAGGTCGAGATCCAGGCGCACATCGCGCAGCTCGCGAAGGAGGGGGTGTCGGTCGTCTACATCTCCTCCGAGCTGGAGGAGGTGGTGCGGCTGAGCGACCGCATCGTCGTCTTCAAGGACCGCGAGAAGATCGGCGAGGTCAGCAACGGCCCGTGGCTGACCGTGGACACCATCGTCGAGATGATCGCCGCCGACACCTCCGACGAGGCCGACGACACCTGGTGA